ttatttaatgtcaTCTATATTCCTGTATGAATTTTGGGACAACACATTTCAGAAATTGTACATTTTCACAAGATGGGTCAGCTCTGAAGTTTATTGGGCGAATTCCTGGACTgagcttatcctagtcccagactaaaatgcatgttggtGCAAAATGTTTATAAATTGAATAAGCTCAGACATATCGTAacatacatcagtgccattgttttgtctcaaaatgcacatcagTTATGTTTTCTTTACGGCATGTCTGTAAAaactacactagtcaacatttgaagtggatgatcaaaacctttcatatCAGTTGTCTTAAAACCGATATCCAATACTTGTTCCTGTTTAAGGACAAATTTGatgaacttttttgatccacttcaaatgttaacTAAGTATACTTAATTGTCCTAAATTGGCATGGGCTGTTATAAGATTCTGGCTTTATAAAAttatatgctttcaaaaaaatatacaatcttttcgtaatgtatattaaatgtaaatattaaatcaatcacatgacttaatgatttaattttgtataaacacagctcgTACCTTGAAAACGATATCACAGAACATTtgagtggttttgaaaccttgactgtttaaaacctcagtataccttgaaacgggtaaccggcccatgcctagtcCTTAAGTAACtcaggcctagtcctggattaatctaaactctgCCTGGGACACTGTCCCTAAATTGTTATGTAGGCAACCAGTGGGCAAGCttttaaattcttaattttttttctatcatttcctgaattttttttagttcTGTTTCTTGAAAGGAAGACAACTTGAATCTTAGAATAAACTTGCATTTATAATACAATCCTTAGAAGATTGACCTTGGCCAAAATCTGGGCTATAGTGACCATATTGTTGCTATAACAAACATGCTTAAGATTAATTTTAGTCACGtatgtgaccctgaaccacaaatAGGTAGCatgcacaggtatatttgtagcaatagcaaaCAATACATGTGGGTCAAAATTTATCATTActatattaagtaaagatcatgttccatgaagatattaaatacatttcctaccgtaaatataccaaaaaatgtattttccttGGTAATGTATGTTGCTAAAgtctttatttggacaactttaaatattaatttctcaatatttagattttttaaacactcagattccagattttcaaataatgtCCTGTCATAACagaccatacatcaatggaaagatTATTTATTCCGTTTTAAGAtgtcataaatatataaaaaaaattgacccttgTGACTGGTTTGTTGTCCGAGGTCATATATGATTTAAAGCATGTTTGTACACGACCACATGTGAATTTTCTTTCAGAAATCCTTGTCCAAATTAAAGAGCACCCTTAAGTTCATTTCTTGTGTAAATCTGCCTAAATAGATAATAGGCACCTTACACTGATAACTTACAGACGGTTTATGCAAAACAAGTAAAATTCTTCTATCAGGACTAACCCAaaactaataaataaacattggGACAGGATTGGTCACTGGACATCCAGTACATCCACTAATGCCGCTATTGGAAGATTGCATTTAAATATCGAATTCAAGTTTAATCTCGGCTTGACATTGCATTCTAATGTAATCAAACATGGGGTGgcttcccagacagggattatcttaaaccaggactaggccttagtttaattaggaaatataactagtttttaaaaaaagatgccTTACTacaaacattacttgtgtgcattttgaggcaaaacaaagggcactgatgtattttaagatatgtcagtgcaagctgttttcagtttggacagctcttacatttattttagtctaggactagtctaataggaaaccgccccttaattaCCTACACAAACTGTATTGTAAAATCTTTTTACTATAGGGATCCAGTTTAACAGTCGCACTGCCAGCATAAGAGAAACAATTCATTGCATTTACAGCAATCCTACTATTAAATGTGTTACTTctccaaaacattttatataaattagATCCTGCATGCATGGATTTATTACACAAACTAATATAATGTATTATATGCATCTATAATCAATCACTTGCCATTTATGTACTTTAAGGATAATGTTCTGCATAAGTATTACCAGGCAGTTTTTGAGATGTAGTAAttgataataaaaacaaaaacaacaaaaaattgttGGGACACATTTTATTATGAAGATACAGATTAGTTTTCTTTGTCCTGGACGGTCTTTGTTCCGCGCAGTCTGCCAGTACGACGGGCAGCAATAAGACCGACCTTGCGTCCAGCGGGTGCGTCCCTCCTGATTGTTGAGGGTTTACCAATATGTTGATGGTTACCACCACCGAAGGGATGCTCAACAGGCTGAAAAAGATAGTACATTAGGTCAGATTTAGAAACCATCATAAAAGCGCACCTCATAATCGAGAAATAATCCATCATATCATGATAAAAAGCTTTGCTTACGTTCATAGCCACACCACGGACACGAGGCCAGCAGTTCCTCTTGGCCTTATACTTGTGGTATGCACGTCCTGCCTTCAGGATGGGTTTGTCAATACGACCACCACCAGCAACAACACCTTTAGGTATTACACAGAATTTAGCTTTTCAAACATTCCTGAAATATTAGTACTAATATTAGATTATCCTTTTAATCTTAAAGACCCCATAACTTCATACAAAGGCTGCACATTAAGGATTTAATGATAAACATCACCACACCAAAACATCTTAAGATGAAATACCAAAATATTTATAGTTACGTACCAACAACAGCTCTGTTTGCAGAAGAAACAACCTTTTTGGCTCCAGATGGAAGCTTGACTCTGGACTTTTTGGTCTCAGGGTTGTGGGAGATGACTGTGGCATAGTTTCCAGATGCACGAGCAAGCTTGCCTCTGTCTCCAGGCTTCTCCTCCAGACAGCACACGATGGTACCCTCAGGCATGGTGCCAACAGGGAGCACATTTCCAATGTTCAGCTGGGCTGTAACAATTCAAATCATAAGCCTTAAATCAACATGTATGCAACACATGCGTCTCTTACTGATGGCTTATAATTATATTCACCTTTCTTGCCGCAGTAGATGAACTGGCCGGTGTGGATCCCCTCAGCTGCAATGAACAGTTCTGTCCTCTTCTTAAACCTGTATGGGTCACGGAAAGCGACTTTAGCCAGAGGAGCCCCACGGCCTGGATCGTGAATAATATCCTATGAGAGAAAGCATATTGGTTTCCTTGAGCCACTGAATGACGTCATTCAAAAAGCCAACGTTTGAAGCATTTAGCTTGCATTTACCTTCACGATTCCCTTGATGTAACCATGGCGTTCAGCAAAGTCAATGTGACGGAGTTTAGCAGCACCTTTCCTGTGCTTGACGTGGGCTCTAAAGACTGAGCCCGCACCTTTTCTCTGTCCCCTAATCACACGTCCCATTGTGACCTACACAAATAGATAACGTcatttcacatgtaaaaatgcCAACACCACATAATTTCGCTTTAAATCAATTGTCTTGTACTGTGATAAATGATTATTGGTCATGTAAATTCGTACAGGCACATACGTGATCAAAATAAATGCATGCCAATCTTACAACTACAAAATATCCACATCTCGCGAGAAAATCGTAAATTAGTGGCCATTACGACAACAGTGACAATGTGGCGATTTTAATGACCAACAAATAAACGTGCCTGTACTGTCTGTAAACATCACGAGTGGCTAACTTAGTTTAAATACTGCCCTAACGAAATATAAGATTTACCACAATATGCAAGTTTAGGTTAACTTATTCAAGAGTAACACTTGGCCATTGAGTGCTTAAGTTACAACTTAACAATGTTTAACGCACGGAATCACTTGAAACCACCAATACCGGCGTCCGCGTACCATCAGGCCACTATCGTGACCGCTAACACATCTTTACTTCAAAGCTAAATAACACGTTGAAATTAAATAGTGAGCGACCTCTGATGACCAcatatatatgcttaaatattGTGTGAACATTATACGACTTCAGTAATAGGTGGATGGTGAACTTAAAAcgatgattttaaatggatggATCAGAGAGACAGAAAATTGTTTCTCATACCTAAACTCCGCTGACGGAAAGAGGAAGCGTAGGGGAGGGATGAAGATTTTCTTCCGGAGAAATGAGGGTACCCGGATGTCTGTTCAGTCTGGCCTGCCCCCTAGAGGCTGATGGAAACcgtttatttctatttttatataatatgaaTCTCTCAGTCTGTGATGACTTACAGTTGTGTTTATAttagtctattttagtttgttAAGATGCTTGAAATgcaataaagaaaaaacattttattacaaTGAAAAGATGACACAGCTGAGCATGTTATATTACACTAAATAACAATCCTTCCATGCTGCTTGTAATACGTTTTATGATTTTAAAGCATTGCCGTCGTTTAGTATCTGTGTATTTGAATAATATATCTTATACTAAAAATAAgcatgttttatattaaatattcatcTTTGAAAGAAACCATGAGGAGGCAGCATCGGATCAAGCACctgtttattgcaaaacactattttttaaaataaatattaccaaaaaacaaatttacaaatgttCAGTTTCctagacaggactaggccttaattatattaagacatttaagtcgtttttacaaacaaaactttgtaaaaacattacatggtgtgcatcttgagacaaaacaatgtcactgatatatgttaagatatgtcacgacgagatgtttttaaattaaggcagcttttaagcatgcattttagtctgggactaggataaacctgtccaggaaaccagcCCTTAATTACTATGTTTTTGATAACATATGGAAGTGCAACAACCAATATTATATAAACAATgcatgtattgtattttatattttgttcacATTTACCTTGTAATACACTCTAActgtaaatacatttacatttgtataaaatgtatacttaaCTGTGTGTGACAATTTTTTTATCTATCAAAATAGAAAAATATCAGTATAAGGAAGGGGAGAGCTAGCATAAActcttatatcatttatattaccatagacagtaaaagaaagcaTATAACAACAGATCGCCAGAAACACAAGAAACACAGTGTGCCACGTGACAGCTCACTCTCGCGATATGTTGTGTCAGTGACGTCTTTCCTCCGTTCGCTGATCCAATGGCATTTAGCCTGAAGCGAGCAGATACCGCACACACTGGGCTGCCATTAGCACAGCGGGAAGGAGGCATAGATACTGTGAAAGAAACTTAACATTTCGGAATTTTGTTATCCAATTAAAGGTCCGAAGGAATATATATTGAACTCGtacatttcttattttattttccacgTCGGTCTTGGCATAAAAGCCCATCGGAAACGGACAGATTGAAAAAGAACAAGTGACGTCGTTACAAAAGGAGACTTGGCTGAAATCCTTTAGTCAACAAAGAAAAATCTTTTCTGAAATACAGGAGGAATCCTCACTTATTCTCTTTAGTTATGAGTCATGTGGTCGTCGACGGTTCACACGGTCTAGATCAGCAGGTAGGCTGTAAATATGTGTTTAAAAATGAGAGGTCTGTAATCGGTTTGATCTGTTGGCTTTGACATGCGGCTTACGTCTCGAAACCTAGTGAGCTGTCCTTTAGAATGTATTCCTTATATCGTGATGCTCATATTTGCTCTCTAACAAGGCCCCTCACTAGATATAGAGACACAGTCGTAGTTCCTCGTGTTCTGTGGCTGTATATTTCCGTtcattaaatatgaaaatttaACAAGATGTCGGCTAAACATTAAGGCTTTAAAGTTTCGTTTTATACACAGCCGGCGAATTAgtttcatcttaatttaattgaaaggaaatgtcattttaaattcatATTTCGGTAGCCAGAAttaaaaataagctttttaaaACGAGGAGTCAGTATCAGTTTGTGTTAGACCGCTGATACGTCACTTCTAAGTCGTCATATTCTGTAATGTATCGAAATTTGTTTTAAGAAGAGCGAGGCTTATCGTGGATGAGGCCTGTTTTACCGTTTAACCATAGCAGGGGTTTAGTTGTATATGAAGCTTAATAACTTGTTTAACATATCAGATTATTCACTTTGTGGTTTAAAGGGCCGTGTGAAATTATTACATGTGCTTTTATTCAAGTTTTATGCTTAACTAAGACGTGTGAAATATTgtgtattgttttaaaatgtatataaatgatCGGTGTTAATACAATTTTAACTTTATCGACATAATCCAATAAACACCACCGAAAGAAAGTCTTGTCCATCTGAGTTCACAATGCATTTAAATTAGGCAATAACGTTAACTTGCATTGAAAATGATTTAGAAGCaggaatatattttattatagtaCGTTTGTCGATTCGTTTAGAGACATCTGTTTTTTTAGTGGTCTAAATCGCCATTTTGAAACGAGGCTAATGATCCGGCCGGATAAACGTGTGTCACTGACACAATTCCTGTATGTTTCTATATGTAAATCCCATGTAAACAGTACTACAGACGGGAGTTATGAAGACTTCATGCgacgctgcgcagaccgatcggtacATGACGTCAACGGTTCGCTCTCGCGTGAAGTTGGAAATACTCCGGCTGGCGCAGTACCTTTTCCAACAGACTGTTAATTTAACGGCATTACACATGAATGTATGGCTTTTCAGACAGCAGCATGTCACAGATGTGGTCAGTTTAGCATAGATTAATTTACcctgaaatataaaaaaaaaaaatgttgcttGGGATGGTTTAGGTGGAAACGAAGGGGAATTCTGGTAGATTGGGGCAGGTTTTGAAGTCTCTCAGTCTACCTGTATTCACCCTGTATTAAAATGTCCCTGTTTTGGTTTTGACCAATTGTGCTCTTTGTTTTTCAGCTTGCTGTTTTAGACTTAAACCCCGATGGTGCAGGCTCAGGCCGTAAGTGTATTTAATCATTGCTTCTTGTATAGTTGGATATTCAGCATGCATGTTGTAAAATTACAGTCTTGTTTTGTGattgtgtatttgttttttataatttccACATTCCACAAAAGTCCACATTTAGATGTAACCACAATGGTTAAatgaaatgtactttttttaaaaaacatttttttccagGGCGTTACATTCCTCCTCATTTGAGAAACAAAGAGGCATCAAACAGTGGTATGTAACACTAGTTTACTTTATTAATGGGCTATATTTAGATCTATACATCCCTTGATTAGACTCTTTTGTATTTGTTGTATGGCCAACGCTCAGAGATCTGAGACATTGT
This genomic interval from Misgurnus anguillicaudatus chromosome 17, ASM2758022v2, whole genome shotgun sequence contains the following:
- the rpl8 gene encoding large ribosomal subunit protein uL2 — encoded protein: MGRVIRGQRKGAGSVFRAHVKHRKGAAKLRHIDFAERHGYIKGIVKDIIHDPGRGAPLAKVAFRDPYRFKKRTELFIAAEGIHTGQFIYCGKKAQLNIGNVLPVGTMPEGTIVCCLEEKPGDRGKLARASGNYATVISHNPETKKSRVKLPSGAKKVVSSANRAVVGVVAGGGRIDKPILKAGRAYHKYKAKRNCWPRVRGVAMNPVEHPFGGGNHQHIGKPSTIRRDAPAGRKVGLIAARRTGRLRGTKTVQDKEN